The following are encoded in a window of Salinigranum halophilum genomic DNA:
- a CDS encoding YqaA family protein gives MSPADLVPVLVDVSLPFVFTETGWFASLVRTATGWPGLGIIFGYSFLIAFALPGVSEIVLLAPLNLGLPGWVNTTLIVLTSGVGKAAGSVFAFHIGQEAKESGPVIRALRRSPIDVVAWSEKKTVQLAQRFGYGGLALALCVPGFPDTLSIYAFSVLEEDYAKFALATFIGSVGRLVVTLVGVEAFFYLF, from the coding sequence GTGTCACCCGCGGATCTGGTGCCGGTCCTCGTCGACGTCTCCCTGCCCTTCGTCTTCACCGAGACGGGTTGGTTCGCCTCACTAGTGCGGACGGCGACTGGCTGGCCCGGGCTCGGCATCATCTTCGGCTACTCCTTCCTCATCGCCTTCGCGCTCCCCGGCGTGAGCGAGATCGTGCTCCTGGCGCCGCTGAACCTCGGGCTTCCGGGGTGGGTCAACACCACGCTCATCGTCCTCACCTCCGGCGTCGGCAAGGCCGCCGGGAGCGTCTTCGCGTTCCACATCGGCCAGGAGGCCAAAGAGTCCGGACCGGTCATCCGCGCCCTGCGACGCTCGCCCATCGACGTCGTCGCCTGGTCCGAGAAGAAGACGGTTCAGCTCGCCCAGCGGTTCGGCTACGGCGGCCTCGCGCTCGCGCTGTGTGTTCCGGGGTTCCCCGACACGCTCTCCATCTACGCGTTCTCGGTGCTGGAGGAGGACTACGCGAAGTTCGCGCTGGCGACGTTCATCGGCAGCGTCGGTCGACTCGTCGTGACCCTCGTCGGCGTCGAGGCGTTCTTCTACCTGTTCTGA
- the metG gene encoding methionine--tRNA ligase: MSHEDFPTDRPAVVTCGLPYANGDLHIGHLRTYVGGDVYARALRKLGQQTAFVSGSDMHGTPVAVNAEKEGVTPEEFALSYHETYEETFPKFNVAFDNYGHTHDETNTEVTTDIVRRLIDGGHVYEKEIKVAFDPIEEQPLPDRYVEGTCPYCGEHARGDECDEGCGRHLEPGEIEDPTSTLTGNPAEYRDRAHKFFRVSDFQEYLQSFIDRLEGTSNARNQPREWIEGELQDWCITRDLDWGIDYPEADTDLVLYVWVDAPIEYISSTKQYTARVGADEYDWEEAWKVDGDIVHVIGRDIIQHHTVFWPAMLRGADYNEPRAVMASGFITLNGKGFSTSRDRAVWADEYLDEGFHPDLLRYYLATNGGFQQDVDFSWDRFRERVNNELVGTVGNFLYRSLLFAYREFGGTPDAELSSEVREEIDEAIEAFRDGVNDYSIRRAGDAAVRLAQFGNEYIQRNEPWKLDDDDPQKAQVIRDCVQVAKAVGVLFEPVAPEKAERLWASLGEGGSVHDVEVAAALEPPEPEFGEPSELFAKIPDERVDELNEKLQARVEESEADDAGEDADDTADDAALEPLTDGRISFDEFQALDIRVGRVLSAEGIEGADKLARLEVDIGVEERQVVAGIKQLHDLDALVGEKVVILANLEKAELFGVESNGMLLAAGEDADLLTTLDDAVPGEKVR, translated from the coding sequence ATGAGCCACGAGGACTTCCCCACGGACCGTCCCGCGGTGGTGACGTGCGGCCTGCCGTACGCCAACGGCGACCTGCACATCGGCCATCTGCGGACGTACGTCGGGGGTGACGTCTACGCACGGGCGCTCCGAAAGCTCGGCCAGCAGACCGCCTTCGTCTCCGGGTCGGACATGCACGGGACTCCTGTGGCGGTCAACGCCGAGAAGGAGGGCGTCACGCCCGAGGAGTTCGCGCTCTCGTACCACGAGACCTACGAGGAGACGTTCCCGAAGTTCAACGTCGCGTTCGACAACTACGGGCACACCCACGACGAGACCAACACGGAGGTCACGACCGACATCGTCCGGCGACTCATCGACGGCGGGCACGTCTACGAGAAGGAGATCAAGGTCGCGTTCGACCCCATCGAAGAACAGCCCCTTCCCGACCGCTACGTCGAGGGGACCTGTCCGTACTGTGGCGAGCACGCCCGCGGCGACGAGTGTGACGAGGGCTGTGGTCGTCACCTCGAACCCGGGGAAATCGAAGACCCGACCTCGACGCTCACGGGCAACCCCGCCGAGTACCGGGACAGAGCACACAAGTTCTTCCGCGTCTCCGACTTCCAGGAGTACCTCCAGTCGTTCATCGACCGGCTCGAGGGGACGTCGAACGCCCGCAACCAGCCGCGGGAGTGGATCGAAGGCGAACTGCAGGACTGGTGTATCACCCGCGACCTCGACTGGGGCATCGACTACCCCGAAGCAGACACCGACCTCGTCCTCTACGTGTGGGTCGACGCGCCCATCGAGTACATCTCCTCGACGAAGCAGTACACCGCGCGCGTCGGTGCCGACGAGTACGACTGGGAGGAGGCGTGGAAGGTCGACGGCGACATCGTCCACGTCATCGGCCGGGACATCATCCAGCACCACACGGTGTTCTGGCCGGCGATGCTTCGCGGGGCCGACTACAACGAGCCGCGCGCGGTGATGGCGAGCGGCTTCATCACGCTCAACGGCAAGGGCTTCTCGACCTCCCGCGACCGCGCGGTGTGGGCCGACGAGTATCTCGACGAGGGCTTCCACCCGGACCTGCTCCGCTACTACCTCGCGACGAACGGCGGCTTCCAGCAGGACGTCGACTTCTCGTGGGACCGCTTCCGCGAGCGGGTCAACAACGAACTCGTCGGCACGGTGGGTAACTTCCTCTACCGGTCGCTGCTGTTCGCCTATCGGGAGTTCGGCGGCACCCCCGACGCGGAGCTGTCGAGCGAGGTCAGAGAGGAAATCGACGAGGCCATCGAGGCGTTCCGCGACGGCGTCAACGACTACTCCATCCGGCGGGCCGGCGACGCTGCCGTCCGTCTCGCGCAGTTCGGCAACGAGTACATCCAACGGAACGAGCCGTGGAAGCTGGACGATGACGACCCACAGAAAGCACAGGTCATCCGCGACTGTGTCCAGGTCGCGAAGGCCGTCGGCGTGCTCTTCGAGCCGGTCGCGCCCGAGAAGGCCGAGCGGCTCTGGGCCAGTCTGGGTGAGGGCGGCTCGGTCCACGACGTCGAGGTCGCCGCCGCGCTCGAACCCCCCGAACCGGAGTTCGGTGAGCCCTCGGAGCTGTTCGCGAAGATCCCCGACGAACGGGTCGACGAACTGAACGAGAAGCTCCAGGCGCGGGTCGAAGAGAGCGAGGCGGACGACGCGGGCGAGGACGCGGACGACACGGCCGACGACGCCGCGCTCGAACCGCTCACGGACGGGCGAATCAGCTTCGACGAGTTCCAGGCCCTCGACATCCGCGTCGGTCGCGTCCTCAGCGCCGAGGGTATCGAGGGAGCGGACAAACTCGCCCGCCTCGAGGTCGACATCGGCGTCGAGGAGCGGCAGGTCGTCGCGGGCATCAAACAGCTGCACGACCTCGACGCGCTGGTGGGCGAGAAAGTCGTCATCCTCGCGAACCTCGAGAAGGCCGAACTGTTCGGCGTCGAGTCGAACGGGATGCTGCTGGCGGCGGGCGAGGACGCGGACCTCCTGACGACGCTCGACGACGCGGTGCCGGGCGAGAAGGTGCGGTAA
- a CDS encoding cytochrome b family protein, with translation MESDGSPVETGGDARTDGGVLPPAVPPIPPDDTTPTWRERKARTTGLARLTYEYFERARYEDQVLRQESTYVERDVLGFPTWPHETVRNASIASFFVGMILFLSATMPPHIGPPANPSSTPAIILPDWYLYWSFGLLKLDPLNPELAVLGGQKLMADRTFGVLANLVVVGFIAIVPFLNKGSARRPVEQPFWAAVGVGGIVFAFTISLLSVKNLVPMNVDLLFDLTFLLPIVAGIVTYAVLKTMREGYMYDLNRRYYRLRPPR, from the coding sequence ATGGAATCGGACGGTTCGCCGGTAGAGACGGGCGGCGATGCCCGGACGGACGGGGGAGTGCTCCCACCCGCAGTCCCCCCGATTCCGCCGGACGATACGACCCCCACGTGGCGTGAGCGGAAGGCGCGAACGACTGGGCTCGCACGGCTCACCTACGAGTACTTCGAGCGAGCGCGGTACGAGGACCAGGTGCTCCGTCAGGAGTCGACGTACGTCGAGCGCGACGTGCTCGGCTTCCCGACGTGGCCCCACGAGACGGTGCGAAACGCCTCCATCGCCTCGTTCTTCGTCGGGATGATTCTGTTCCTCTCGGCGACGATGCCGCCGCACATCGGCCCGCCGGCCAACCCGTCGTCCACCCCGGCGATTATCCTGCCCGACTGGTACCTCTACTGGTCGTTCGGGCTGCTCAAGCTCGACCCCCTCAACCCCGAACTCGCCGTTCTCGGCGGGCAGAAGCTCATGGCCGACCGCACGTTCGGCGTCCTCGCGAACCTCGTGGTTGTGGGGTTCATCGCCATCGTCCCCTTCCTGAACAAGGGGTCGGCGCGACGGCCCGTCGAGCAGCCGTTCTGGGCCGCCGTGGGCGTCGGTGGAATCGTCTTCGCCTTCACCATCTCGCTGCTGTCGGTGAAGAACCTCGTGCCGATGAACGTCGACCTGCTGTTCGACCTGACGTTCCTCCTGCCCATCGTCGCCGGTATCGTCACCTACGCGGTGCTGAAGACGATGCGTGAGGGGTACATGTACGACCTCAACCGTCGGTACTACCGACTCCGCCCGCCGCGGTGA
- the pyk gene encoding pyruvate kinase: protein MRNAKIVCTLGPASDDEETIGALADAGMSVARLNASHGSVEHRAEMVDRIRAVDDKTAHPLAAMLDLKGPEVRTAPLDEPIFLETGSEVRFVEGDEATPEEVGLSYSIAEVEEGDTILLDDGRIDATVLRMEGDAVVARIESGGDLSGRKGVNVPGVNLDIDLITEGDDRNLELAAEKDVDFVAASFIRTANDIYAISDRLEEYGGDIPVIAKIERAGAVENLDEIIEAAYGVMVARGDLGVECPLEDVPMVQKRVIRKCQAAGVPVITATEMLDSMVHARRPTRAEASDVANAVLDGTDAVMLSGETAVGDHPVRVVETMDRIVREVESTEEYAESQEQRVPTATQDSRTEALARSARYLARDVGASAVVAASESGYTARKTAKFRPGVPIVATTPNDRVRRQLILSWGIDARYSEYRGSAAEVMDDAVAAALDAGVAESGDTIVILSGMMSELEETNTTNMLKVHVVAESVANGRKIVGGRVAGPLYRTDDGDLSDVPEGAVLYLGAEFDGEFDGDARKLGAIVDARPGLTGYPAMVARELDLPMISGAPIPDTVADGSMVTLHAERGIVYEGDILATEERDRHAITNGES from the coding sequence ATGAGAAACGCGAAAATCGTCTGTACGCTGGGGCCAGCGTCGGACGACGAGGAAACCATCGGAGCGCTCGCCGACGCCGGGATGTCCGTCGCCCGACTCAACGCGAGTCACGGGTCCGTCGAACACCGCGCGGAGATGGTCGACCGGATTCGTGCGGTCGACGACAAGACGGCCCACCCGCTGGCGGCGATGCTCGACCTCAAGGGACCGGAGGTACGGACCGCCCCGCTCGACGAACCCATCTTCTTGGAGACCGGCAGCGAGGTCCGGTTCGTCGAGGGCGACGAGGCGACGCCCGAAGAGGTCGGCCTGTCGTACTCCATCGCCGAGGTCGAGGAGGGGGACACCATCCTCCTCGACGACGGGCGAATCGATGCGACCGTCCTCCGGATGGAGGGCGACGCCGTCGTCGCTCGCATCGAATCCGGCGGCGACCTCAGCGGACGCAAAGGCGTCAACGTTCCCGGCGTCAACCTCGACATCGACCTCATCACCGAGGGCGACGACCGCAACCTCGAACTCGCCGCCGAGAAGGACGTGGACTTCGTCGCCGCCTCGTTCATCCGGACCGCGAACGACATCTACGCCATCTCCGACCGCCTCGAGGAGTACGGGGGCGACATCCCCGTCATCGCGAAGATCGAGCGGGCCGGCGCCGTCGAGAACCTCGACGAGATCATCGAAGCCGCCTACGGCGTGATGGTCGCTCGCGGCGACCTCGGGGTCGAGTGTCCGCTGGAGGACGTCCCGATGGTCCAAAAGCGGGTCATCAGAAAGTGTCAGGCGGCGGGTGTCCCGGTCATCACGGCGACCGAGATGCTGGACTCGATGGTCCACGCGCGCCGTCCGACGCGGGCGGAGGCCTCCGACGTCGCGAACGCGGTGCTCGACGGGACCGACGCGGTCATGCTCTCGGGGGAGACGGCCGTCGGCGACCACCCCGTGAGAGTCGTCGAGACCATGGACCGCATCGTCCGCGAGGTCGAGTCCACGGAGGAGTACGCCGAGAGCCAAGAACAGCGCGTCCCGACGGCGACCCAGGACTCCCGCACCGAGGCGCTCGCCCGGTCAGCACGGTACCTCGCGCGCGACGTCGGTGCCTCGGCCGTCGTCGCGGCGAGCGAGTCGGGCTACACGGCGCGGAAGACGGCGAAGTTCCGTCCCGGCGTCCCCATCGTCGCGACGACGCCGAACGACCGCGTCCGCCGCCAACTCATCCTCTCGTGGGGTATCGACGCCCGCTACTCGGAGTACCGCGGGTCCGCGGCCGAGGTCATGGACGACGCCGTCGCCGCGGCGCTCGACGCGGGCGTCGCCGAGAGCGGCGACACCATCGTCATCCTCTCGGGGATGATGTCCGAACTCGAAGAGACCAACACGACGAACATGCTGAAGGTCCACGTCGTCGCCGAGTCGGTCGCGAACGGACGGAAGATCGTCGGCGGCCGGGTCGCCGGCCCGCTCTACCGGACGGACGATGGCGACCTCTCGGACGTCCCCGAGGGTGCCGTGCTCTACCTCGGCGCGGAGTTCGATGGTGAGTTCGACGGCGACGCCCGCAAACTCGGGGCCATCGTCGACGCTCGCCCGGGGCTCACCGGCTACCCCGCGATGGTCGCGCGCGAACTCGACCTCCCGATGATCTCGGGCGCACCCATTCCGGACACCGTCGCGGACGGTTCGATGGTGACGCTCCACGCCGAGCGCGGAATCGTCTACGAGGGCGACATCCTCGCCACCGAAGAGCGCGACCGCCACGCCATCACGAACGGGGAGTCGTAA
- a CDS encoding DUF7312 domain-containing protein, translated as MAQSGPDSDPVETTDGGTTTDEREWQFGLDEVGPDGAVESEPEPLEPGQISLENTLFVLLGVVGTLLLLSTVV; from the coding sequence ATGGCACAGTCCGGTCCCGACAGCGACCCGGTCGAGACGACAGACGGGGGGACGACCACGGACGAGCGCGAGTGGCAGTTCGGTCTCGACGAGGTCGGCCCCGACGGTGCCGTCGAGTCCGAGCCCGAACCGCTCGAACCCGGCCAGATAAGCCTCGAAAACACGCTCTTCGTGCTGCTCGGTGTCGTCGGCACGCTGCTGTTGTTGTCGACGGTCGTCTGA
- a CDS encoding NfeD family protein has translation MPVPPLPLQLEFLGPETLPLLLVLAGLGLSVAEALAPGANFVVLGVALLMAGVVGLLIGPLASPLVLGALVLLFGALSLYGYREFDLYGGKGTAKTSDSDTLTGKFGHVTERVTPTAGEIKLDSGGFNPYYSARSMDGDIPEGTEVMVIDPGGGNVVTVTPVSEYEDEIDRELARGRDQESPVPDESETDAETETN, from the coding sequence ATGCCGGTACCGCCCCTCCCCCTGCAACTCGAGTTTCTCGGCCCCGAGACGCTCCCGCTGCTCTTGGTACTCGCGGGTCTCGGGCTCTCCGTCGCCGAGGCGCTCGCCCCCGGTGCCAACTTCGTCGTCCTCGGCGTCGCCCTCCTCATGGCCGGTGTCGTCGGCCTCCTCATCGGTCCACTCGCGTCGCCGCTCGTCCTGGGTGCCCTCGTGTTGCTGTTCGGCGCGCTCTCGCTCTATGGGTACCGAGAGTTCGACCTCTACGGCGGGAAGGGGACGGCGAAGACGAGCGACTCCGACACGCTGACGGGGAAGTTCGGGCACGTCACGGAGCGGGTCACGCCCACCGCGGGGGAGATAAAGCTCGACAGCGGCGGGTTCAACCCCTACTACTCCGCGCGCTCGATGGACGGCGACATTCCCGAGGGGACGGAGGTGATGGTCATCGACCCCGGCGGCGGTAACGTCGTCACCGTCACGCCGGTCTCCGAGTACGAAGACGAGATCGACCGTGAACTCGCGCGCGGACGGGACCAGGAGTCACCCGTTCCCGACGAGTCCGAGACCGACGCCGAGACCGAGACGAACTAG
- a CDS encoding 4a-hydroxytetrahydrobiopterin dehydratase has protein sequence MGAQLADEPCEACTSEDEPLAEAEYAEYLAEIDDEVWEVVDGHHLDGTYAFDDFRDALEFTYAIGELAEEEWHHPDLHLSWGEVRVEMWTHKIDGLHKTDFVMAARMDRIHEQYAPESS, from the coding sequence ATGGGAGCTCAACTCGCAGACGAGCCGTGTGAGGCGTGTACCTCAGAGGACGAACCGCTGGCCGAAGCGGAGTACGCCGAGTACCTCGCCGAAATCGACGACGAGGTCTGGGAGGTCGTCGACGGCCACCACCTCGACGGGACCTACGCGTTCGACGACTTCCGTGACGCGCTCGAGTTCACCTACGCGATCGGCGAACTCGCCGAGGAGGAGTGGCACCACCCCGACCTTCACCTCTCGTGGGGGGAGGTGCGCGTCGAGATGTGGACGCACAAGATAGACGGGCTCCACAAGACCGACTTCGTGATGGCCGCCCGGATGGACCGCATCCACGAGCAGTACGCGCCCGAGTCGTCCTAG
- a CDS encoding FKBP-type peptidyl-prolyl cis-trans isomerase encodes MTATVEPGDIVTIEYVGRFEGGELFDTSRYEVAEAAGLADAQGRESDEYTPLSFTVGAGSVIEGLDEGVRGLAVGEEATVEVPPEAAYGEFLDDRVREYDPETFEGMVGQEPEIGLHVHAENGLHGDVTAITDEAVVVDFNHELAGKTLVFEVEVRSIS; translated from the coding sequence ATGACAGCGACAGTCGAACCGGGAGACATCGTCACCATCGAGTACGTCGGACGGTTCGAGGGCGGAGAGCTGTTCGATACGTCGCGCTACGAGGTCGCCGAGGCGGCCGGCCTCGCCGACGCACAGGGTCGTGAGTCCGACGAGTACACCCCGCTGTCGTTCACCGTCGGGGCGGGCTCCGTCATCGAGGGGCTCGACGAGGGCGTCAGGGGGCTCGCCGTCGGCGAGGAGGCGACCGTCGAGGTCCCGCCCGAGGCGGCCTACGGCGAGTTCCTCGACGACCGCGTGCGCGAGTACGACCCCGAGACGTTCGAGGGAATGGTCGGGCAGGAGCCCGAAATCGGCCTGCACGTCCACGCCGAGAACGGCCTCCACGGCGACGTGACGGCCATCACGGACGAGGCGGTCGTCGTCGACTTCAACCACGAACTCGCGGGGAAGACGCTGGTGTTCGAGGTCGAAGTCCGCAGCATCAGCTGA
- a CDS encoding cytochrome P450, producing MRAPHSPPGDPVVGNALRFARSPFDFLDTLSSSYAEGVVHLSGMAGPGIYVVLDPDLVQRVLVDDHARYRKPQLRPELVDPLVGEGLLTSEGDLWKRQRTTLQPAFFTSRLRGFGDTIVDFTRATTAGWRDGGELDVHRELGVLTVRIISRLLLGVDLSRADAVDVAEAMERVGETLALSPGNVVRPPWLQTPPPREYQQAIRELEDVTARITAMHDPGGDDVLSLLQRAIGDDPDAFPADERRDQVMTMLLAGHETTALTLTYALSLLSANPDARAELRSEVDTVVDGTPAWGDLASLDYTERVVHETLRLLPPVWALFRQPLADARLGEYRIPEGAPMMLPQWALHRSRRHWDAPLTFDPDRWRETKPAEVAAYFPFGAGPRACIGRQLAIVEAKLILVTLFAEWDVAVTTDELPRRAAITMQPTEPVPAVVRRR from the coding sequence ATGCGCGCGCCACACTCCCCGCCGGGCGACCCCGTCGTCGGCAACGCCCTTCGCTTCGCTCGGTCGCCGTTCGACTTCCTCGACACGCTCTCGTCGTCGTACGCGGAGGGGGTCGTCCACCTCTCGGGGATGGCCGGCCCCGGAATCTACGTCGTGCTCGACCCCGACCTCGTCCAGCGGGTGCTCGTCGACGACCACGCCCGGTATCGGAAACCACAGCTCCGCCCCGAACTCGTCGACCCGCTCGTCGGCGAGGGACTCCTGACCAGTGAGGGTGACCTGTGGAAGCGTCAGCGGACGACACTCCAGCCCGCCTTCTTCACCTCCCGGCTCAGGGGCTTCGGCGACACCATCGTCGACTTCACTCGCGCGACGACCGCGGGCTGGCGCGACGGGGGAGAACTCGACGTCCACCGCGAACTCGGCGTCCTCACCGTCCGCATCATCTCCCGCTTGCTCCTCGGTGTCGACCTCTCTCGCGCCGACGCCGTCGACGTCGCCGAGGCGATGGAGCGGGTGGGGGAGACACTGGCGCTCTCCCCCGGGAACGTCGTCCGGCCGCCGTGGCTCCAGACCCCACCGCCCCGTGAGTACCAGCAGGCCATCCGCGAACTTGAGGACGTGACCGCGCGGATCACTGCGATGCACGACCCTGGCGGCGACGACGTCCTCTCGCTGCTCCAGCGGGCCATCGGCGACGACCCAGACGCCTTCCCCGCGGACGAACGCCGCGACCAGGTGATGACGATGCTTCTCGCCGGCCACGAGACGACGGCGCTCACGCTCACCTACGCCCTCTCTCTCCTCTCGGCGAACCCCGACGCGCGGGCCGAACTCCGTTCGGAGGTCGACACGGTGGTCGACGGGACTCCGGCGTGGGGCGACCTCGCTTCGCTCGACTACACCGAGCGGGTCGTCCACGAGACGCTCCGCCTCCTGCCGCCGGTGTGGGCGCTCTTCCGTCAGCCGCTCGCGGACGCCCGACTGGGCGAGTACCGCATTCCCGAGGGCGCGCCGATGATGCTCCCGCAGTGGGCACTACACCGCTCGCGGCGACACTGGGACGCGCCGCTGACGTTCGACCCCGACCGCTGGCGGGAGACGAAGCCCGCCGAGGTCGCCGCGTACTTCCCGTTCGGAGCGGGACCGCGCGCGTGTATCGGGCGACAGTTGGCCATCGTCGAGGCGAAGCTCATCCTCGTGACGCTGTTCGCCGAGTGGGACGTCGCAGTCACCACCGACGAGCTGCCGCGGCGGGCGGCCATCACGATGCAGCCGACGGAGCCGGTTCCGGCCGTGGTCCGCCGCCGGTGA
- a CDS encoding DUF371 domain-containing protein gives MREVIHARGHDNVRAEHASTFEVTTDDWLTPAGDCILAVEADRTPADFDPAFVEACRSADARITCEVRVGDHVQTVEGRGHPDLTFENDRSAVARTSDYVDDRTVLVDADHAAAGFDREMVDALRAGADLVFTLRVDADERE, from the coding sequence ATGAGAGAGGTCATCCACGCACGGGGACACGACAACGTCCGCGCCGAGCACGCGAGCACGTTCGAGGTGACGACAGACGACTGGCTCACCCCCGCGGGCGACTGTATTCTCGCGGTGGAAGCCGACCGAACCCCCGCGGACTTCGACCCCGCGTTCGTCGAGGCGTGTCGGTCAGCGGACGCCCGAATCACCTGCGAAGTCAGGGTCGGCGACCACGTCCAGACCGTCGAGGGGCGCGGACATCCGGACCTGACGTTCGAGAACGACCGTTCGGCCGTCGCCCGGACGAGCGACTACGTCGACGACCGGACGGTGCTGGTCGATGCCGACCACGCCGCCGCCGGCTTCGACCGGGAGATGGTCGACGCGCTTCGAGCGGGAGCCGACCTCGTGTTCACCCTCCGGGTCGACGCCGACGAGCGCGAGTGA
- a CDS encoding coiled-coil protein, which translates to MVTKQEVLEEFDVNELDTANNVELSDEKLENGSKGQLIKLAGQLRDRRNELNQMASERASKRDDLNAKTREKVDEAQQHREKRDELNEQVQEHKQSRNELNANANELFDQVEEMKSDLELDDGTDIEELEEEIEKLEFRQQTEVLSTEDERELIEKIENKRKELKQRKEKVEDSGELEELIEEAESVRSEASQHHQKVTELADEAQEHHNQMIEAYRAADEIRDKADEMHELFVEAQEAADRHHEDFVRVQKRLRELDKEEEAERKDERAEQREKAKEEAEEIYQQFKEGETLDTEDLMKLQKAGLL; encoded by the coding sequence ATGGTAACAAAACAAGAAGTCCTCGAAGAATTCGATGTCAACGAGCTCGACACAGCGAACAACGTCGAGCTGTCCGATGAAAAGCTCGAAAACGGTTCTAAAGGTCAGCTCATCAAGCTCGCAGGCCAGCTGCGAGACCGACGAAACGAGCTGAACCAGATGGCCTCGGAGCGCGCGTCCAAGCGCGACGACCTGAACGCCAAGACGCGCGAGAAGGTCGACGAAGCCCAACAGCACCGCGAGAAGCGCGACGAGCTCAACGAACAGGTCCAAGAGCACAAGCAGAGCCGCAACGAGCTCAACGCGAACGCCAACGAGCTGTTCGACCAGGTCGAGGAGATGAAGAGCGACCTGGAACTGGACGACGGTACGGACATCGAGGAACTCGAAGAGGAAATCGAGAAACTCGAGTTCCGTCAGCAGACGGAGGTCCTCTCCACCGAGGACGAGCGCGAACTCATCGAGAAGATCGAGAACAAGCGCAAAGAGCTCAAACAGCGCAAGGAGAAGGTCGAAGACTCGGGCGAGCTCGAGGAGCTCATCGAGGAAGCTGAGTCAGTCCGCTCGGAGGCCTCCCAGCACCACCAGAAGGTCACGGAGCTGGCCGACGAGGCCCAAGAGCACCACAACCAGATGATCGAGGCCTACCGCGCGGCCGACGAGATCCGCGACAAGGCCGACGAGATGCACGAGCTCTTCGTCGAGGCACAGGAGGCGGCTGACCGTCACCACGAGGACTTCGTCCGCGTCCAGAAGCGCCTGCGCGAACTGGACAAAGAAGAGGAAGCAGAGCGCAAAGACGAGCGCGCCGAACAGCGCGAGAAGGCGAAAGAAGAGGCCGAGGAGATCTACCAGCAGTTCAAGGAAGGCGAGACGCTGGACACCGAGGACCTCATGAAGCTGCAGAAGGCCGGTCTGCTCTAA
- the sppA gene encoding signal peptide peptidase SppA — protein MSERSRTVVTGGAVLSAAAVAAVVGWVLLVEFPADLAELVGVLLVIGLVVVAVRFAGRAVSARYPDYDVAEVAVTGPISRDGGPGPLPTGTRGTPADDIVEQIERADEDDAADGLLVKLNTPGGEVVPSDDIRRAAMNFDGPTLAYATDTCASGGYWIASGCDELWARDASIVGSIGVIGSRVNVSDLADRLGISYERFAAGQYKDAGVALKEMDDDERAYLQGIIDDFYDNFVERVAEGRDMDEAAVRDTEARVFVGTDAHERGLVDGLGARDAVEERLADLLERDEVSVEEFTPQQSLAARLRGGAESVAYALGAGVAGRVVGDTEEPLKLRF, from the coding sequence ATGAGTGAACGTTCACGAACCGTCGTCACCGGAGGTGCCGTCCTCTCCGCGGCAGCCGTCGCGGCCGTCGTCGGCTGGGTACTCCTCGTCGAGTTCCCGGCCGACCTCGCAGAGTTGGTCGGTGTCCTCCTCGTCATCGGCCTCGTCGTCGTCGCGGTTCGCTTCGCCGGCCGCGCCGTGAGCGCCCGCTACCCCGACTACGACGTGGCCGAGGTCGCCGTCACCGGCCCGATCTCCCGGGATGGCGGCCCCGGACCACTCCCCACGGGCACGCGGGGCACCCCTGCCGACGACATCGTCGAACAGATCGAGCGTGCGGACGAAGACGACGCGGCCGACGGCCTCCTCGTCAAACTGAACACGCCCGGTGGCGAGGTCGTTCCCAGTGACGACATCCGCCGCGCGGCGATGAACTTCGACGGGCCGACGCTCGCGTACGCGACCGACACCTGCGCCAGCGGCGGCTACTGGATCGCCAGCGGCTGTGACGAACTCTGGGCGCGCGACGCCTCCATCGTGGGCAGCATCGGCGTCATCGGCTCACGGGTGAACGTCTCCGACCTCGCCGACAGGCTGGGAATCTCCTACGAGCGGTTCGCCGCCGGCCAGTACAAGGACGCCGGCGTCGCCCTCAAGGAGATGGACGACGACGAGCGAGCCTATCTGCAAGGCATCATCGACGATTTCTACGACAACTTCGTCGAACGCGTCGCCGAGGGTCGCGACATGGACGAGGCGGCCGTCCGCGACACCGAGGCGCGCGTGTTCGTCGGGACCGACGCCCACGAGCGCGGCCTCGTCGACGGCCTCGGTGCCCGAGACGCGGTCGAAGAACGCCTCGCGGACCTGCTCGAGCGGGACGAAGTGAGCGTCGAGGAGTTCACGCCACAGCAGTCGCTCGCAGCGCGCCTGCGCGGCGGTGCCGAGTCGGTCGCCTACGCGCTCGGTGCCGGCGTCGCCGGTCGGGTCGTCGGCGACACCGAAGAGCCGCTGAAACTCCGGTTCTGA